A portion of the Paenibacillus hamazuiensis genome contains these proteins:
- the dprA gene encoding DNA-processing protein DprA, with protein MDDRILLIALHETPGIGWKTIRRIVDSMQDLKELPHIPSDDWAAFGIAPAKIVSVHNSFLASLQRERVQRYRTLGVRAMTAWDDDYPELLKHIAQPPWVLYLKGDAARMSRPCIGMVGTRNPTVYGKKVAEQLAESLSASGACVVSGLARGIDTSAHVGALRASGGGGGTIGVLGCGIDGIYPPENRSLFHRIEESGLLVSEYPPQTPSLPGLFPQRNRIIAGLSLGVAVIEAAERSGSLITADQALDACRDVFAVPGPITSPKSAGTLALIKNGAKLITCAEDILEEYRHRMTFGETTYINDNSRQECLSDDERTIASFLSAEPVTFDELLALSQFNFGHLHSVLLSLLLKKRIEQLPGSAYIII; from the coding sequence ATGGACGATCGTATTTTATTAATCGCTTTACACGAGACCCCCGGCATCGGGTGGAAAACGATCCGGCGCATCGTCGATTCCATGCAGGATCTGAAGGAACTTCCGCACATTCCGTCGGACGACTGGGCGGCATTCGGGATCGCTCCTGCCAAAATCGTCTCCGTGCATAATTCTTTTCTTGCATCGCTGCAGCGGGAGAGAGTTCAGCGTTACCGTACGCTTGGCGTCCGGGCGATGACTGCTTGGGATGACGATTACCCGGAGCTGCTGAAGCATATCGCTCAGCCGCCGTGGGTGCTTTATCTGAAAGGCGATGCCGCGAGGATGAGCCGCCCCTGCATCGGCATGGTCGGCACGCGCAATCCTACCGTTTATGGGAAAAAGGTCGCGGAGCAGCTGGCGGAGTCATTGTCCGCCTCCGGCGCCTGCGTGGTCAGCGGCCTGGCCCGCGGCATCGACACGTCTGCCCATGTCGGAGCGCTGCGCGCGAGCGGAGGAGGCGGCGGCACGATCGGCGTACTCGGCTGCGGCATCGACGGCATTTATCCTCCGGAAAATCGCAGCCTGTTTCACCGGATCGAAGAAAGCGGTCTGCTCGTATCCGAATATCCGCCGCAAACCCCGTCGCTTCCGGGTTTGTTTCCGCAGCGCAACCGGATTATCGCCGGACTGAGTCTTGGCGTTGCCGTCATCGAGGCCGCTGAGCGAAGCGGTTCGCTCATCACGGCCGATCAGGCGCTCGATGCGTGCAGGGACGTATTCGCCGTGCCGGGTCCGATCACGTCTCCGAAAAGCGCGGGAACGCTCGCTCTGATCAAGAACGGAGCGAAATTAATCACTTGCGCCGAAGATATATTGGAAGAGTACCGGCATCGCATGACGTTTGGAGAAACTACATACATTAATGATAATTCCCGCCAAGAATGCCTGAGCGATGACGAACGGACAATCGCCTCTTTTTTATCGGCTGAGCCGGTTACTTTCGACGAACTGCTCGCACTCAGCCAATTTAACTTTGGACATTTGCATTCAGTTCTGTTATCCTTACTTTTGAAAAAAAGGATCGAGCAGCTGCCCGGTTCCGCTTATATAATCATATAA
- the topA gene encoding type I DNA topoisomerase gives MADSLVIVESPAKAKTIGKYLGNKFIVKASMGHIRDLPKSQMGVEIKKNFEPKYITIRGKGNVLKELKDARKKVKKVYLAADPDREGEAIAWHLAHYLELGEDEACRVVFNEITKQAVKDAFKTPRKINQDLVNAQQARRILDRLVGYKISPLLWKKVKKGLSAGRVQSVAVKLIYDRENEIKAFVPEEYWTITASLKAGQSSFEAKFYQADGDKKELHNEAEVQAVLKAIEGQTFIVREVKEKERLRNPSPPFITSSMQQEAARKLNFRAAKTMSVAQQLYEGIDIGSEGTVGLITYMRTDSTRISPVAQEEAKEYITAKYGEAYYPETPRSYLKKTANAQDAHEAIRPSSVLREPEQIKEYLSRDQYRLYKLIWERFVASQMASAVMDTMTVDIVVGTTIFRAVGSKVKFPGFMKVYVEGTDDGGNTEEEKFLPPLKSGDKVKKERIEPKQHFTQPPPRYTEARLVRALEEMGIGRPSTYAPTLETIQKRGYVAIEDKKFVPTELGELVIEQMVEFFPEILDVEFTAQMEEELDHVEEGKEDWVKVLEQFYSSLEKRLEVAEEEMEKIEIQDEVSDEVCEKCGKHMVYKLGRFGKFLACSGFPDCRNTKPIVKDTGVTCPTCKEGKVVERRSKKGRVFYGCDQYPGCDFVSWDKPVSKACPSCSSLMVEKRSKSGVNLQCTACDYKEEAEEANQED, from the coding sequence ATGGCAGATTCACTCGTCATTGTAGAGTCGCCCGCAAAAGCAAAAACAATAGGCAAATACTTGGGCAATAAATTTATCGTCAAAGCGTCCATGGGGCATATTCGCGACTTGCCAAAAAGCCAGATGGGCGTTGAGATTAAAAAAAATTTCGAACCTAAATACATCACGATCCGCGGAAAGGGCAACGTCCTAAAAGAACTGAAGGACGCCCGGAAAAAAGTAAAAAAAGTATATCTCGCAGCGGACCCTGACCGCGAAGGGGAAGCGATTGCGTGGCATCTGGCGCATTATCTGGAGCTCGGAGAAGACGAGGCTTGCCGCGTCGTTTTCAATGAAATTACGAAACAGGCCGTCAAGGATGCGTTCAAGACTCCGCGCAAAATCAATCAGGATCTGGTCAATGCGCAGCAGGCGCGGCGTATTTTGGATCGTTTGGTCGGTTACAAGATCAGCCCGCTATTGTGGAAGAAAGTAAAAAAGGGGCTATCCGCCGGGCGCGTCCAGTCCGTCGCCGTCAAATTGATCTATGACCGGGAAAACGAAATCAAAGCGTTCGTCCCGGAAGAATACTGGACGATCACCGCTTCGCTCAAGGCGGGGCAAAGCTCGTTCGAAGCGAAGTTTTACCAGGCGGACGGCGATAAAAAAGAGCTTCATAACGAAGCCGAAGTGCAGGCGGTGCTGAAGGCGATCGAAGGCCAGACCTTCATCGTCCGCGAGGTGAAGGAAAAGGAGCGGCTGCGCAACCCGTCTCCGCCGTTTATCACAAGCTCCATGCAGCAGGAGGCGGCACGCAAGCTGAACTTTCGCGCAGCCAAGACGATGTCCGTCGCCCAGCAGCTTTATGAAGGCATCGACATCGGCAGCGAAGGTACGGTCGGTTTGATTACGTATATGCGTACCGATTCGACGCGGATTTCTCCGGTCGCCCAGGAGGAAGCGAAAGAGTATATCACGGCCAAATACGGTGAAGCGTATTATCCGGAAACGCCGCGCAGTTATTTGAAGAAAACGGCCAATGCGCAGGACGCGCACGAGGCGATTCGCCCGAGCTCCGTGCTCCGCGAGCCGGAGCAGATCAAGGAATATTTGAGCCGCGACCAATACCGGCTTTACAAGCTGATTTGGGAGCGTTTCGTGGCAAGCCAGATGGCGTCCGCCGTCATGGATACGATGACCGTCGATATTGTCGTGGGCACTACGATTTTCCGCGCCGTCGGCTCCAAGGTCAAATTCCCCGGGTTCATGAAGGTATATGTGGAAGGCACGGACGACGGCGGAAACACCGAGGAGGAAAAGTTCCTTCCCCCGCTGAAGTCGGGAGACAAGGTGAAAAAGGAACGGATCGAACCGAAGCAGCATTTCACCCAGCCCCCTCCACGGTATACGGAGGCGCGGCTTGTGAGGGCGTTGGAGGAGATGGGCATCGGACGACCGAGCACGTATGCGCCGACCCTGGAAACGATCCAAAAGCGCGGGTACGTTGCGATCGAGGACAAAAAGTTCGTGCCGACCGAGCTCGGAGAGCTGGTTATCGAGCAGATGGTCGAATTTTTCCCGGAGATTCTCGACGTCGAGTTTACGGCTCAAATGGAAGAAGAGCTTGACCATGTCGAAGAAGGCAAGGAAGACTGGGTCAAAGTGCTGGAGCAGTTCTACAGCTCCTTGGAGAAACGTCTGGAAGTCGCCGAGGAAGAAATGGAAAAGATCGAAATCCAGGACGAGGTTTCCGACGAGGTTTGCGAAAAATGCGGCAAACATATGGTCTACAAGCTCGGCCGCTTCGGCAAGTTTCTGGCATGCTCCGGTTTCCCGGACTGCCGCAATACGAAGCCGATCGTGAAGGATACCGGCGTAACCTGCCCGACCTGCAAGGAAGGGAAAGTGGTCGAGCGCCGCAGCAAGAAAGGCCGGGTGTTTTACGGCTGCGATCAATACCCGGGCTGCGATTTCGTATCGTGGGATAAACCCGTCAGCAAAGCATGTCCGAGCTGCTCATCCTTGATGGTAGAGAAGCGGAGCAAAAGCGGCGTCAACCTGCAGTGTACGGCATGCGATTATAAAGAGGAAGCCGAGGAAGCGAATCAGGAGGATTGA